The proteins below come from a single Panicum hallii strain FIL2 chromosome 7, PHallii_v3.1, whole genome shotgun sequence genomic window:
- the LOC112901705 gene encoding peptidyl-prolyl cis-trans isomerase FKBP53, which translates to MSTFWGVEIKPGKPFTLTNNDCGGRLRLTQATLGDEVVKGEKGAGRKKCVLQCSVESKDPVYLCALVPEQCETCHLELEFDEEVVTFSVIGQRSVHLVGYYIADAYEEDMRDSDAESDSLQGSDEDGFLEDDDDDNNMVMGYSDSEDDSDYDSESDDEEMEYNQRRGKSSVVIEEIQEDDKPSAGEAQKGSNKKQSSENGDKSQLQLVVRAPATESLESEDEDGFPVSFSESKKSSESASKKKGGKDKEASNEDRKRKSGAISDLGDSSGDVKAENDGASKKKKKTKDKSTAMDNGKVNDDVKEIKQQGSHADPFSAKQKKKNKNTSVSEAGVVEQSAKKNNIQKDGEEVTSQEANKKNKKKKTQDANTSENQSPTAIAESKNKKEPLQTRTFANGMIIQEMVLGKPDGKKATNGKKVAVRYIGKLKNGTIFDSNVSGRPFEFRLGVGQVIKGWDVGVNGMRVGDKRRLTIPPSMGYGSDRVGKIPQNSTLIFDVELVNVK; encoded by the exons ATGTCGACGTTCTGGG GCGTGGAGATTAAGCCAGGGAAGCCCTTCACGCTCACCAACAACGACTGTGGCGGTCGCCTGCGCCTCACCCAG GCGACGCTGGGGGATGAGGTCGTCAAGGGGGAGAAGGGTGCCGGCCGGAAGAAGTGCGTGCTACAGTGCAGTGTCGAGAGCAAGGACCCCGTTTACCTTTGTGCCCTGGTGCCGGAGCAGTGCGAAACATGCCACCTGGAGCTCGAGTTCGATGAGGAGGTAGTCACTTTTTCAGTGATCGGGCAGAGGAGCGTCCATCTCGTTGGATACTATATCGC TGATGCGTATGAGGAAGATATGAGGGACAGCGATGCTGAGAGTGACTCTCTTCAAGGCTCAGATGAAGATGGTTTCTtggaggatgatgatgatgataataACATG GTTATGGGATATTCAGACAGTGAAGATGATTCAGACTATGATTCAGAGTCTGATGATGAAGAGATGGAATACAATCAGCGTAGGGGCAAAAGTTCAG TTGTTATTGAGGAAATTCAAGAGGATGACAAGCCTTCTGCGGGTGAAGCGCAGAAGGGATCAAACAAGAAGCAGAGCAGTGAAAATGGTGACAAGTCTCAACTTCAGCTTGTTGTGAGGGCTCCTGCTACTGAATCCTTggaaagtgaagatgaagatgGCTTTCCTGTATCGTTCTCTGAATCAAAGAAAAGCTCCGAGAGTGCGTCGAAGAAAAAAGGGGGAAAAGATAAGGAGGCTAGCAATGAAGACCGGAAAAGGAAAAGTGGAGCCATTAGCGATCTTGGCGACTCTTCAGG GGATGTAAAGGCTGAAAATGATGGAGCttcaaagaaaaagaaaaagaccAAGGACAAAAGCACTGCTATGGACAACGGAAAGGTAAATGATGATGTAAAGGAGATTAAGCAACAAGGTTCTCATGCTGATCCTTTTAGcgcaaaacaaaagaagaaaaacaaGAACACAAGTGTTTCTGAGGCTGGTGTTGTTGAGCAATCTGCTAAGAAAAACAATAT TCAGAAAGATGGCGAGGAGGTAACTTCTCAGGAGGCTaataaaaagaacaagaaaaagaaaacacaGGACGCAAACACAAGCGAGAATCAGTCGCCAACTGCAATTGCAGAGTCAAAGAACAAGAAGGAGCCACTACAAACACGAACCTTTGCTAATGGTATGATAATTCAGGAGATGGTGTTGGGCAAACCTGATGGTAAAAAAGCCACCAATGGAAAGAAG GTTGCTGTCAGATATATTGGCAAGCTAAAGAATGGCACGATTTTTGACTCCAATGTTAGTGGAAGACCGTTCGAGTTCAGACTAG GTGTTGGGCAGGTTATCAAAGGATGGGACGTCGGCGTCAATG GTATGCGGGTTGGTGACAAAAGGAGactcaccataccaccttcaatGGG GTACGGGAGCGACAGAGTGGGGAAGATACCGCAGAACTCAACTCTCATCTTTGATGTGGAGCTAGTGAACGTAAAATGA